The following proteins are encoded in a genomic region of Triticum dicoccoides isolate Atlit2015 ecotype Zavitan chromosome 1B, WEW_v2.0, whole genome shotgun sequence:
- the LOC119348667 gene encoding PRA1 family protein B2-like: MASAPTQPPLLPVTNPTAAGSAPASGGGGGLDAPTATPAFRLFMSRISESARRSLSDRRPWAEMVDRSAFSRPDSLSDATSRLRRNLTYFRVNYTAVVAFALAASLLAHPFSLLILLGVLAAWCFLYIFRASDQPVALFGRTFSDRETLLGLVVASIVAFFFTPVASLIISGMLVGGAIVAAHGAFRMPEDLFLDDADAASGNSAAQGLLSFLGAPGSRV; encoded by the coding sequence ATGGCTTCCGCGCCGACGCAGCCGCCCCTCCTCCCGGTCACCAACCCCACGGCCGCGGGCTCGGCGCCCGcctccggcggcggtggcggcctggACGCGCCGACCGCCACGCCGGCGTTCCGGCTCTTCATGAGCCGGATCTCCGAGTCGGCGCGGCGCTCGCTGTCCGACCGGCGCCCGTGGGCCGAGATGGTCGACcgctcggccttctcgcggccggactCCCTCTCCGACGCCACCTCGCGCCTGCGCCGCAACCTCACCTACTTCCGCGTCAACTACACCGCCGTCGTCGCCTTCGCGCTGgccgcctcgctcctggcccacccctTCTCGCTCCTCATCCTCCTGGGGGTCCTCGCCGCCTGGTGCTTCCTCTACATCTTCCGCGCCTCCGACCAGCCCGTCGCGCTCTTCGGCCGCACCTTCTCCGACCGCGAGACGCTGCTGGGGCTCGTCGTCGCCTccatcgtggccttcttcttcaccCCCGTCGCGTCGCTCATCATCTCCGGGATGCTCGTCGGCGGCGCCATCGTCGCCGCCCACGGCGCCTTCCGCATGCCAGAGGACCTCTTCCTGGACGACGCCGACGCGGCCAGCGGCAACAGCGCGGCCCAGGGGCTGCTGTCCTTCCTCGGGGcacccggatctagggtttga